The genomic stretch ACTACTCGTACTTGTTATTTTGAGAATTTCTTCTTAATGGTTTTTGCTTTTCAGACTTTGGTATTGCTATCAGAAGCCAGGCGGTGAGAGAATATTATCGGTCATTGTCACTGTGCTGAAGTATCAACGCTGGCATAGATTGATGTTCAGGATTTCAGGTCTGTGCTTTATAGCCTACAACTTTCCTAACTACATTGATAGGACAAGCTGAAGACAATGATTACAATGTGGCACGTCCCTTCAACATGGTTAAACCGCAAGTCCACAAGGCTGATATAGTTCAAGGGGAGGGATTATTCAACCACACGAGACCTAAAGGCCAAAAATAGATGATACGAAGATATGACCTATCATCAGAGGCCTTCAGTCTCTATCACTGGCTGAGGCATCATCTGGTATATCATACTAAATAGAAGCTGTGAAATCCAAATGAGCTTGTAGTGACGAAAAGGGCTTGTTCAGTTCTTTATTTGAAAATTATGGCGGAAATTACATTTCAGGACTTTTTGTTGTAGACTAGTAATGTTGATTGAATGGTGTTAGCCAGTACCCATGCATTGCTGATTACTTGATTTGTCGGCTTTCATCACCCGCTGAAGTTATCGCTAAGGTGGATGTAAATGTCCCtgtacaattgtacttgttctctTCAAGGGAAGTTGTAATGAATTTTGATTCTACTCGAACTCTAGAAGCAATGATGTGTCTTAAATATCTTTTTTGTTTATTTGTTAAACCCATTTCTCGTCTATCATTTCTTTCGGCATATAAAACAAGGTGATGAACGGATGGAAAATGTTGTTTTAGTCATTCAGTATTAATAAAAATCATCTTACATTTTACATTTAAATCTTCGAGATTATTATTGTAAATTTAAGAAAAGAAACTAAAGATATGTTAAATTAGTCGACATCGCTGGTTGTTGAATACTCCAGTAACTTAAGATGCTGTAAATTTGTGATTatctttttgaaaagataaaTAAAAAACTATGTAGATTTTTCTGCTAATGTTGTTGTGGGGATCATTGGAAATTATGAacggattttctaacatgtgcccagGGCACATGATAATAAGCTAATTAGGGAAGGTTTGTTGGTAATATATCATGACAAATTAGAGATAAAACTcatatttaccataattagtgataTAATGTTGAAAATCTTTCCATAATTAACTTATTAACATCTGCCctagggcacatgttagaaaaacctcCCTTTAATCCGGTTCCTTTAATCCAATCAAATCTAAGATTTCTATCCATTTTCCTTTTTCGTACAATCCAATCTAATCTGGTcaccaaaaaataaaaacaatccAATCTAATCTACCAATCCTTTgtttggtaaaaaaaaagtgaCAGACCTTATTCTCATGAATCATGATATTCAGCTAGTCTCGCTAAAGACGgatcggagcaagtgacgggtaatgccactcacaaaacgaatagtggggcacccccatgtgcttctctctctcctctatttgggtcatttatgagAGAAAATGATATCCGTCACTCTGAAGTGACGAAtatgtgccgtcttcaatgagattttgtgcatgACATTTTGTTTTACTGAAAATTCCACTGGATCTCTTTTAGTAGCCCACTTTTTCTCGTACTTTACCAATATTACCCCTACCAAAAGGTCTATCTAAAACTTCTGTAACAGGGCCTGTTAACAATCAACTGGATTTTAATTTCAGGGCCTTTCCCCTCATTCGTACCTCCAAAAAAATACATTCAACTGGAATGAAGAAAGTATTACCTCCATAGAAAACAAGAAGAAAAAGAGAACTAAGAAAAGATGGTGACCATAAACCGAACCGTATCAAATAGAATTGAACATGTAAAAACTTTGTTCATAATAAGACTAAAAATGTTACAATGCTGTGATCTACAAAGGAGGAAACCAGTGAAAGTTCCTTACACGAGAAAATTCTGCCTTTGATTAGTATATAGGTAATACAATTAGAATGAGATACAATCAAAAAGAGAGACAAGATATAAATTCACTTGACCATAACGCAAAACTACCAAGAGTAATGAATTTCTTCCCTTATTGCAGTTCCTAAGATCCGACAGTCCGACATCATGATCTTAGAAAGAAACACCAAGTTTCTTGGCAAAATCATCTCCATCATCTTCATCCATGAAGCCTTCATTATCGGCAACTTCCCCTTCATTCAAATTATAACCCTCTACCTCGTCATCTTGTTCATAATCATATTCCAACTCTTCATCAACTTCGGGATCTTCCCCTTCTCCCTGATCGAACTCTTCATCGATTTCGGGACCTTGCTCGTCACCACCGAATAAACCCTCCTCCACCACCTCTTGATGTTTATCATCATCGAGTAAGGAAGACTCGTCCTCAAGTAATTTCACCTTTTTAGTCGAAATTTCACCCACTTCTTCTTCGTCTGCTTCAGCAATTTGAGCTTCATTATTCTCCTGTACATCACCCTGTGTTTGCTCAGGTGCCAAAGAGAGAGCAGCTGGTTTTCCAGTTTTACCCTCTTCATTGTCACAATTTACAGCACGCGTTGAAGCTGGTGTAGCATTTCTTTTCCTCTTCAAGATCTCGCTTAGTGGCTTGGGACCATCAAATGAAATATCACCATCATGTGTGTGAGAACTAGCCAAGACAGTATCTCTAAGCTTCCCAGTGGTCACCTGACTGTTACCAGTGTGCTTGTTGACTCGCAGCTCTGATAAACGTTTTGGGGGAGCAAACCCGTCGATACTATCCTCAAAAGTCGAGTCCTTTCTCATCTGACCTCTAAAATTTCTGTCTTCATTACTTTCTTCTTGTATTCGTCCACTCAATCTATCTCGAAGCCTACCTTGGAGAGAAGATTGTTGTGGCCTGCTTGGAGATAATATGCCCGAGTTCCTTACCCTGTCATTTCCCCTCCCTGAATACATATTACCAACACTCCCAGGAGGAGACCTTCTCGGGAGCTTTATTCTACCTTGAAGGCGGCTGCCAAAGGAGCTCTCACGCGTGCTCTCACGCGTGGGGGAACGACGTGCATCCCTTCGAGAACTTTGGTACCCTCGATCTTCCCGATGATAATCCGCTTTATAATCAGGACTAATAACTGATCTTAGACCATTATCCCTCCGTTGTTTTGATAAACGATGGCGCAGATCCGAGGAATTTGGGACAAAATCAGTGCTCTCTGGCTTATATGGACCTCTCCTATCGTGAATGGTTTGTCTTTCGGATGATGCTTGACGCTGCTCCCGAGGATATTTATCTACCAAACCGTCATATGCACGGTAGCCGTGTTTACTGTGATATATATCATGATTAACATCATTTGCTGAAATATAATCATCACGACTTTCAATATCAAATTCACTTGTTCTTCTACCTTCCTGACCTCTCAATCTCACATATTGATCGTCATTGTGATAGTATTCATCCTCCTCAAGTTTATCATCCACAAGTACATCGAAACCAGGGGAAGATTCCCTAAAAGAATCATCAACATCCTTTCCATTCTGATAATATTCATCATCTACCGAGCCAGAACGATGTGGACGAGCAGCCCTGCTTCTCAAACTCCCATTGGCAGCTAGAGGAGGTACTGTTTCTTTAAATTTAGGAGCCTCTTCAATAACACCAGGAGATGGATAACGTTTTGCAGCTGTTGGTTGCTCCATCAATCGAGGTTTCACAACTTTAAGAGCTGCATTTGCTTGTGGTTGGCGTGGAGTTTCAATAGATTTAGATGCATTTGAATAAACATTCATTTTCGGTTGTGGACCCTTTTCAGAGGCACCAAAAGTTTTCTTAAATGAAGGCATTTCCGTCGAAGCAGTTGTCGCGACGCCTGGCTGGATCTTGGTATTAGGTAGAGGAACAGCGCCGTGCATGAAGTGGCATTTATCACCTTTAGAACAAACTCCCCTCTGGAAAAAGATACATGGGACTGCTTGCTTGGCAGCATTCTGAGGTATCGAAGCAAAAGGTGCACCTGAAGGAGGCATAAGAGGTGAAGGCCCTGCATAACTCCCGCCTTGAGGTGGTACCATAACATCCAGAGGCTGAAAAAAGCAGAAGAGAAGATTACTACGGCATGCTCAATCACAATAACTTATACTCGTATGAAACTGTGAGACGAACCCTTAACCATATAATTTGAAGGATATAAACGTAAATTTCTGGCTTGGTCTCACTGATGCTCAACAgatcaaataaaaatataaaccaACAATCAGAAAGTAAGAAAATAGCTTACAGGATGCCGAAATCCACAATTAGCATTCAAGCAAGTCCCATTCAACCAATAATAGCAATCCCTCGGATTACCACGAGCAGCTTCACTATGCCTATACTCACATTGGCTTCCCTACAAACAAGTAAACAAAGAGTATGAGAATGAGTCTGTAAGCAACAAAGTGAATCTTTAGCTTCTTTACAAACAAGTGATAATTGCAAAACCCAGAGATTTTCGATTCCAAACACGTGACATACAAATCTCGCAAAAACACCACACTCCCCTTTCTTCCCTTCGATACACAACTATCCAACTCACCGACATCCAAATCTCGCAAAAACATCACACTCccctttcttcccttctctcgcCATATAACTATCCAGCTCATTGTCATCCGAATCTCGAAAAGAACATCACACCCCCATCCCTCGCCTTTTCTCGTCGCGTAACTAATATTACGAAACAGCTCAGTCTTGTTATTTTACCAGTTACTTCTCAACCAATACCGACAACATAACTTCTCTAGCACTAGCAAGATTACTTCCAATCAATATCAAACCTCGAATTAAGT from Silene latifolia isolate original U9 population chromosome 2, ASM4854445v1, whole genome shotgun sequence encodes the following:
- the LOC141643674 gene encoding zinc finger CCCH domain-containing protein 17; this encodes MATAGEKPPQQVQPPASTAEDDLWKHNTDCVYFLASPLTCKKGSQCEYRHSEAARGNPRDCYYWLNGTCLNANCGFRHPPLDVMVPPQGGSYAGPSPLMPPSGAPFASIPQNAAKQAVPCIFFQRGVCSKGDKCHFMHGAVPLPNTKIQPGVATTASTEMPSFKKTFGASEKGPQPKMNVYSNASKSIETPRQPQANAALKVVKPRLMEQPTAAKRYPSPGVIEEAPKFKETVPPLAANGSLRSRAARPHRSGSVDDEYYQNGKDVDDSFRESSPGFDVLVDDKLEEDEYYHNDDQYVRLRGQEGRRTSEFDIESRDDYISANDVNHDIYHSKHGYRAYDGLVDKYPREQRQASSERQTIHDRRGPYKPESTDFVPNSSDLRHRLSKQRRDNGLRSVISPDYKADYHREDRGYQSSRRDARRSPTRESTRESSFGSRLQGRIKLPRRSPPGSVGNMYSGRGNDRVRNSGILSPSRPQQSSLQGRLRDRLSGRIQEESNEDRNFRGQMRKDSTFEDSIDGFAPPKRLSELRVNKHTGNSQVTTGKLRDTVLASSHTHDGDISFDGPKPLSEILKRKRNATPASTRAVNCDNEEGKTGKPAALSLAPEQTQGDVQENNEAQIAEADEEEVGEISTKKVKLLEDESSLLDDDKHQEVVEEGLFGGDEQGPEIDEEFDQGEGEDPEVDEELEYDYEQDDEVEGYNLNEGEVADNEGFMDEDDGDDFAKKLGVSF